AGCGGACGCCGCGGGTCCGGGCTTCTCGCGCCCGGGTGCGGGGCGCTCACGTCACCGAGAAGCCGCCGTCGACGAAGACCGTCTGGCCCGTCACGTACGCCGCCCCGGGGCCGGTCAGGAACACCGCGGCGCCCGCGAAGTCGGCCAGTTCGCCGTTGCGCCCGGCCATCGTCCGGCGGGCCATCGCCTCGGTGCGGTCGGGATCGGCGAACACCGCCTCGTTGAGCGGGGTGCGGACGAAGCCGGGGGCGAGGGCGTTGACGCTGACGCCGTGCCGGGACCAGGACTCCGCCTGGGAGCGGGTCAGCGCGGCGAGCCCGGCCTTGGACACGCCGTACGCACCGCTGTTGCCGAACGCCCGGATCGCCTGCTGCGAGGCGATGTGCAGGATCCGTCCCCAGCCGCGGGCGGCCATACCGGGCCCGAAGCGCTGCCCGAGCAGGAAGGGCGCGTCGAGGTTGACGGCCATCGTGCGGTCCCAGTCCGCGGTGGTCAGCTCGTCCATCGGGGGGCGGGGGTTGACCCCGGCCGCGTTGACCAGGATGTCCGGCTCGCCGTGCCGCCGTACCATCTCGTCCGCGCCCCGGCCGAGGGCGTCCCGGTCACCCACGTCGGCGGCGATCCAGTGCGCGGTACAGCCCGCCGCCGAGAGCTCGGCAGCGGTGCTCCGCAGCGGCTCCGCACGCCGGGCCAGCAGCACCACTTCCGCCCCGGCGCGCCCCAGGGCCTCCGCAACGGCCCGGCCGATCCCGGAGCTGCCACCGGTCACCAGCGCGGTGCGGCCGGCGAGGGAGAACA
The sequence above is a segment of the Streptomyces lydicus genome. Coding sequences within it:
- a CDS encoding SDR family NAD(P)-dependent oxidoreductase; protein product: MTAARYLDALFSLAGRTALVTGGSSGIGRAVAEALGRAGAEVVLLARRAEPLRSTAAELSAAGCTAHWIAADVGDRDALGRGADEMVRRHGEPDILVNAAGVNPRPPMDELTTADWDRTMAVNLDAPFLLGQRFGPGMAARGWGRILHIASQQAIRAFGNSGAYGVSKAGLAALTRSQAESWSRHGVSVNALAPGFVRTPLNEAVFADPDRTEAMARRTMAGRNGELADFAGAAVFLTGPGAAYVTGQTVFVDGGFSVT